One window of the Salvia splendens isolate huo1 chromosome 1, SspV2, whole genome shotgun sequence genome contains the following:
- the LOC121808871 gene encoding protein FAR1-RELATED SEQUENCE 5-like — translation MEDVRVVPACSEELKPVIGQKFQSLDFALAFYDVEGQKKSNEDDQLNARSGFSMKRRRLSKRCGCKASISFKYFSDNGLAGYIVQHFNELHNHDMANIGPTHTFKVLKETLGGFDLVGCTVGDIGNASRDIKAYAHGFDVQMVLDDMAKKKEMSESYTYHYEVNENNQLVALFWCGGLMKRNYHMFGDIVAFDSTYKTNSYICFYNRKDNHGRPVTFAAGLVSNEKTGTFGWLFRHFVECMGIAPKMIVTDQDNGIRSAIEEVLVGTRHRWCMWHIMHKLATKVPNRLLRDEAFKKEFSACVWSDLLEPDEFEEEWKRAVESHGLEDFDWFNSLYEHRHFWIPAYFRDFPLGSMIRTTSISESENSFYKRFLKPRANIAEFYLNFNHAVEFQRNSRTALDYHDATVLPILATTLPFEKHASTLYTDTMFKRIQEEIVEGNDRCRVLGFTSTEFVDTYKLGDSNRKSYLLTHDRSDDSYCCECKLFGRHRYLCSHIFFLFRNNEVKKIPDKYCQSRWMKTPLAKAVHGEFHDDLPIRSVVDDRQTLSKQGISIFCGFLRRFEGDIELLWSFVVGVEELGNSLQAGNPTTSVAEKRRMVEEFYGMVRPEVVEVHPPDVVKTKGHASSSASRLISKREKALKDASRPLRRCKACDEMGHHDSRNCPMLKEMEMEIELGKGKRSI, via the exons ATGGAAGACG TAAGAGTTGTGCCTGCCTGTTCTGAGGAATTAAAGCCTGTTATTGGTCAGAAGTTCCAATCATTAGATTTTGCACTCGCGTTTTATGATGT ggaaggcCAGAAGAAGTCCAACGAGGATGACCAATTGAATGCACGTTCCGGTTTCTCCATGAAGCGCCGGCGCTTATCTAAGCGATGTGGATGTAAAGCGAGTATATCCTTCAAGTATTTCTCTGATAATGGACTTGCAGGTTACATAGTCCAGCATTTCAACGAGCTTCATAACCATGATATG GCGAATATTGGACCCACACATACGTTTAAGGTGTTGAAAGAAACTCTTGGTGGGTTTGACCTGGTCGGTTGTACTGTTGGGGACATCGGGAATGCGTCACGCGACATTAAAGCATATGCACATGGATTCGATGTGCAAATGGTGTTGGACGACATGGCTAAAAAGAAGGAAATGTCTGAGTCGTACACATATCATTATGAGGTTAACGAAAACAACCAGTTGGTTGCCTTGTTTTGGTGTGGCGGCTTGATGAAGAGGAATTACCACATGTTTGGTGACATTGTAGCCTTTGACTCCACGTATAAAACGAACAGCTATATATGCTTCTATAACA GAAAGGACAATCATGGAAGACCTGTAACCTTTGCGGCTGGCTTGGTATCCAATGAGAAAACAGGGACATTTGGCTGGTTGTTTAGACATTTTGTTGAATGCATGGGCATAGCACCGAAGATGATTGTGACAGATCAAGACAATGGAATAAGATCAGCCATTGAAGAGGTTTTGGTTGGCACGCGACACCGATGGTGTATGTGGCACATAATGCATAAGTTGGCCACCAAGGTTCCAAATAGGTTGCTGAGGGATGAAGCTTTCAAGAAGGAATTCAGTGCATGCGTTTGGTCTGATTTGCTTGAGCCTGACGAATTTGAAGAGGAGTGGAAAAGAGCTGTGGAAAGTCATGGGTTGGAAGACTTTGACTGGTTTAACTCATTGTACGAGCACAGGCATTTCTGGATACCGGCGTATTTTAGAGATTTTCCACTGGGTTCGATGATTAGGACTACGTCCATTTCCGAATCGGAGAACAGTTTCTACAAAAGATTTTTGAAGCCCCGGGCGAACATAGCCGAGTTCTATTTGAATTTCAACCATGCTGTTGAGTTTCAGCGAAACAGTCGGACTGCTTTAGACTACCACGATGCCACTGTTTTGCCCATTTTGGCCACTACCTTGCCGTTCGAGAAACATGCATCAACGCTATACACCGATACGATGTTCAAGAGAATACAAGAAGAAATCGTTGAGGGTAACGACAGGTGTCGCGTGCTAGGTTTTACTTCGACTGAATTTGTTGACACATATAAGCTTGGGGATAGCAATCGAAAATCGTATTTGCTGACTCATGATAGGAGTGATGATTCATACTGTTGCGAATGCAAACTCTTCGGTAGGCATAGATATTTGTGCAGTCATATTTTTTTCCTGTTCAGGAACAATGAAGTGAAGAAGATACCAGATAAATACTGCCAAAGTAGGTGGATGAAGACTCCGCTAGCCAAGGCGGTCCATGGGGAGTTCCATGATGACCTCCCTATCAGGTCTGTTGTTGACGATAGGCAAACACTGTCAAAGCAAGGCATTTCTATTTTCTGCGGTTTTCTTCGGCGCTTCGAGGGGGACATTGAATTGCTATGGTCATTTGTAGTTGGCGTGGAAGAACTTGGTAATTCTCTACAAGCTGGGAATCCTACAACGTCTGTAGCTGAAAAAAGGCGGATGGTTGAAGAGTTTTATGGTATGGTGCGGCCTGAAGTTGTTGAGGTCCATCCTCCAGATGTTGTTAAGACCAAGGGGCATGCAAGCAGCTCAGCGAGCCGACTGATTTCGAAGAGAGAAAAGGCTTTAAAGGATGCGAGTAGGCCTCTTAGACGGTGTAAGGCTTGCGATGAGATGGGCCATCATGATTCCAGAAATTGTCCAATGCTTaaagagatggagatggagatagAGTTGGGGAAGGGCAAGCGTTCGATTTGA